In Anopheles gambiae chromosome 2, idAnoGambNW_F1_1, whole genome shotgun sequence, a single window of DNA contains:
- the LOC1276471 gene encoding uncharacterized protein LOC1276471 isoform X3, whose translation MDECQHELDFEELEKLCRHTPEDELSEAEADQLGETGGTEEGGEAGERFRDMGQSESKKASKKAATDTGLHTKGTAMSFGFKKHKVHQATTGSNGTIGTTGNNKLPPGAVTHTGDGGGGVGAGAEPVPGAVANQIKKFSHSNHNNNNNNNNNNNSNNATLEREKAERELVQATVISNPGVDAAFSDNNGNSGSVESVDDTSGGVMGPGRTAASTGRSTPRLQPAKKDSNGAPYRSNRFGFRTNNIVRPASVGLQPRVANDFDKHSSTTTHTNNNNNNIHAHNNNNNNVYVVNDKRRSKSASSAASARTTFTPLPGTTAAAAAAATGTGGNGAIVLHQHAYGGGATALHRPLPKYQAPSTKIAHATVPDSNSGAGGTYQQQMTKCNQGEHKNTQHSGAGAKQTAQQHQYTHGSEAGQNAPSGGGLCAKPPLTGNGHTAGGTTTSAKLGQEAAATASKFTLHTSSLPKPQYPVSISLTGTTAGSAVAATATASSRYTMDTKGAKHAVNVSRKEFANTNVTGAPALEDTTTTTTSSIRMPRQRYRNLEMVMSGRHKFEVRDLEALTTEPIVPLPLPELPSAFCSTGNQRTAPLSGLIRSTELNASANASALHDDIDINDNRYEQAEPGAAEEQVTPTAPDGEGQKESLEEEKLLRDNNSSEKSLIKGGAMKELMESYEESKSSTPSCSRASWFTAGEALAAKDFGIRSLTSSVESSTSRQTDSMPGSAQDEQEEEDISSVTITAGNPSAFSSISAPIPMDVSATNLDSVSEVLVSFTDPGTDPLASGGGDAATEPNRMYRNEQAKFAEMAAAISDVLLLDDETSPTDSLVSSCTENSDDVKKPRGGKKTAENTKEKEKDIDEISPELDELTSPVSPGTPTHASNSLSLSDGGRDFLIDDEIADQPGLVFDEGSTLDLGSLNLNLTSQKTDTDRTLKDNHNRAAAAAAGTTNGAGSQPAAIRATPPSAPKPRRAMPDAYESPALSRKSARSGNRMARAESLDTLSPCDSIASDDFMLDFDCNSSMDSIDRVARSSMGGSANGLNSMDELQLWSELENKGGHIIREWSTLLRSSPQSNSTHRSQLPARARLLTRRLQNNATPTNGSESPRSIDSLPRRTFAGSYKTATLSQFHNLANNNNNCTDSASTATNSAEDLTLLDKSLRNSMLQDVVHFKKQLVRLRRIMQETDTLNPFENNNGQFFTTAAAAIAANGTIGSATTTTAATATSQEQQQQQQENILIRESSVAALALLEDQRQELADLRRQVVYLQGELTAKDRTIRQQQNLIEKYEAEREKQQQQQQLHSLTNGGSSTESGDGTALSGPDSAGSSDRNHQSAETISTATQTERLRPVSFGGQEGLGSRSEKPVTPKNGLRTPSAVGLAGATPLHQHHHHHTNGTPPTPKSKTQISSVYTQLSSVRHSYAGNGSAPTTPTHNAGAQNGLRRTSLGSSHNLSTFGLHSPSERSPHGSNKPVRTTQIGTLASPIQRQPPNGTTVKPPPSKAVPPSRTNGVVTASKLNGLNGTAKRTAAGTTTGSSSIIRPPSSFGSSSSLASVGEPLKSKSAPLVVVPNGKLLTPAATGAATSDGREPSGSESDKDTVVVNGGAIGTAGSCCSEENNLASAGNTNGRTVNGIVGH comes from the exons ATGGATGAATGCCAGCATGAGCTCGACTTTGAGGAGCTAGAAAAACTGTGCAGACACACGCCGGAGGACGAACTGTCAGAAGCGGAAGCGGACCAGCTGGGTGAAACGGGCGGCACAGAGGAGGGAGGCGAAGCGGGCGAAAGGTTTAGAGATATG GGCCAATCGGAGAGCAAGAAAGCGTCGAAGAAAGCGGCCACCGACACTGGCCTGCACACCAAGGGGACGGCTATGTCGTTTGGCTTCAAGAAGCACAAGGTGCATCAGGCAACGACCGGCAGCAACGGTACGATCGGCACAACCGGAAACAACAAATTGCCACCGGGTGCGGTCACACATACcggtgacggtggtggtggtgtcggtgCCGGCGCAGAACCAGTCCCGGGAGCGGTCGCTAATCAGATCAAGAAGTTCAGCCACAgtaaccacaacaacaacaacaacaataacaacaacaacaacagcaataaTGCGACACTGGAAAGGGAGAAAGCGGAAAGGGAGCTGGTGCAGGCCACCGTCATCTCGAACCCGGGCGTCGATGCGGCATTTAGCGACAACAACGGAAATAGCG GATCGGTAGAGTCGGTGGACGACACGAGCGGTGGTGTGATGGGCCCCGGCCGAACTGCGGCCTCCACCGGCCGTTCTACACCGCGGCTGCAGCCCGCCAAGAAGGACAGCAACGGGGCGCCGTACCGCAGCAATCGGTTCGGCTTCCGCACCAACAACATCGTCCGGCCGGCATCGGTCGGGCTGCAGCCCCGGGTGGCCAACGATTTTGACAAACATTCCTCCACTACTAcccacaccaacaacaacaacaacaacatccacgcccataacaacaacaataacaacgtGTACGTCGTTAACGACAAGCGCCGCTCGAAGAGCGCCTCCTCGGCGGCCAGCGCACGCACAACCTTTACGCCGCTGCCGGGCACaacagcggcggcggcggcggctgcaaCCGGAACCGGCGGGAATGGGGCGATCGTGCTGCACCAGCACGCGTACGGTGGGGGTGCAACTGCGCTGCATCGTCCGCTGCCGAAATACCAGGCGCCGAGTACGAAAATAGCTCACGCCACCGTGCCGGACTCCAACAGTGGTGCTGGCGGGACTTATCAACAGCAGATGACGAAATGCAACCAGGGAGAGCATAAAAATACTCAGCATTCCGGTGCCGGGGCGAAGCAGACGGCCCAGCAGCATCAGTATACGCATGGCAGCGAAGCCGGGCAGAACGCACCAAGCGGTGGTGGTCTATG TGCAAAACCACCACTGACTGGCAATGGGCATACGGCCGGCGGCACCACTACATCGGCCAAACTAGGTCAGGAAGCGGCCGCAACGGCCAGCAAGTTTACGCTGCACACGTCCAGCCTGCCGAAACCGCAGTACCCGGTGTCGATCTCACTGACCGGTACTACCGCCGGGTCCGCTGTCGCCGCCACTGCGACCGCCAGCTCGCGCTACACGATGGACACGAAGGGTGCCAAGCATGCGGTCAACGTGAGTCGCAAAGAGTTCGCCAACACGAACGTGACCGGGGCGCCCGCGCTCGAAGACACGACCACCACGACGACGAGCAGCATCCGGATGCCGCGGCAGCGCTACCGCAACCTGGAGATGGTGATGAGCGGCCGGCACAAGTTCGAGGTGCGCGATCTTGAAGCGCTGACGACGGAACCGATCgtaccgctgccgctgccggaGCTGCCGAGTGCGTTCTGCAGCACAGGCAACCAGCGAACGGCACCGCTCAGCGGGCTGATCCGCTCGACCGAGCTGAATGCCAGTGCCAATGCGTCCGCCCTGCACGACGATATCGACATCAACGATAACCGGTACGAGCAGGCCGAACCGGGCGCGGCAGAGGAGCAAGTGACACCGACGGCACCGGACGGCGAAGGGCAGAAGGAAAGCCTCGAGGAGGAGAAGCTGCTGCGCGATAACAACTCGTCGGAAAAGAGCCTGATCAAGGGCGGCGCGATGAAGGAGCTGATGGAGAGCTACGAGGAAAGCAAGAGCTCGACGCCGAGCTGCTCGCGCGCTTCCTGGTTCACGGCCGGTGAGGCACTGGCCGCGAAAGACTTTGGCATCCGCAGCCTAACGAGCAGCGTGGAGAGCAGCACATCGCGGCAGACCGATTCGATGCCCGGCAGCGCACAGGACGAGCAGGAAGAGGAGGACATCAGCTCCGTCACCATTACGGCGGGCAATCCTTCGGCGTTCT CTTCCATCTCAGCACCGATCCCGATGGATGTTTCCGCCACCAACCTGGACAGTGTGTCGGAGGTGCTGGTCAGCTTCACCGATCCGGGCACGGATCCGCTTGCTAGCGGGGGCGGCGATGCTgccaccgaaccgaaccggatGTACCGCAACGAGCAGGCCAAGTTTGCGGAAATGGCCGCCGCCATCAGtgacgtgctgctgctggacgatgAAACCTCCCCGACGGACAGTCTCGTTAGCAGCTGTACGGAGAACTCGGACGACGTGAAGAAACCGCGCGGCGGCAAGAAAACGGCCGAAAACACGAAGGAAAAGGAGAAGGACATCGATGAGATCTCGCccgagctggacgagctgaCCAGTCCCGTCTCGCCCGGCACACCGACCCATGCTTCCAACTCACTGTCGCTGTCGGACGGCGGGAGGGATTTTCTGATTGACGACGAAATCGCCGACCAGCCGGGGCTGGTGTTCGATGAGGGCAGCACGCTCGATCTTGGCTCGCTCAATCTTAACCTGACATCACAGAAGACCGACACCGATCGAACGCTGAAGGACAACCAcaatcgtgctgctgctgcagctgctggcacTACTAACGGGGCCGGCTCCCAACCGGCAGCAATCAGGGCGACTCCACCGTCAGCGCCCAAGCCGAGGAGGGCTATGCCGGATGCGTACGAATCGCCGGCCCTGTCGCGCAAGTCGGCACGCAGCGGCAATCGCATGGCGCGGGCAGAATCGCTCGACACGCTCTCACCGTGCGACTCGATCGCGTCCGATGACTTTATGCTTGACTTTgactgcaacagcagcatggaCTCCATCGATCG AGTCGCTCGTTCCAGTATGGGTGGCAGCGCTAACGGGTTAAACTCGATGGACGAGCTGCAGCTGTGGTCCGAGCTGGAGAACAAAGGTGGACACATTATACGCGAGTGGAGCACACTGCTACGCAGCAGCCCGCAGAGCAACAGCACTCACAG ATCCCAGCTACCGGCAAGGGCACGGCTACTCACCCGACGCCTGCAGAACAACGCGACGCCCACGAATGGATCGGAAAGCCCGCGCTCGATCGACAGCCTGCCGCGGCGAACGTTCGCCGGCTCGTACAAGACGGCCACCCTGAGCCAGTTCCACAATctcgccaacaacaacaacaactgtacGGACTCTGCCTCGACCGCTACCAACTCCGCGGAGGATCTCACCCTGCTCGACAAGTCGCTGCGCAACTCCATGCTCCAGGACGTGGTGCACTTCAAGAAGCAGCTGGTACGACTCCGCCGGATAATGCAGGAG ACCGATACTCTCAACCCATTTGAAAATAACAATGGGCAATTCTTCACGACGGCAGCAGCCGCAATTGCCGCCAATGGTACGATCGGCTCGGCAACAACTACAACGGCGGCGACGGCAACGTCCCaggaacagcaacagcagcagcaagaaaacATACTCATCCGTGAGTCCAGCGTGGCGGCCCTTGCCCTACTCGAGGACCAGCGGCAGGAGCTGGCGGATCTCAGAAGACAGGTGGTTTACCTTCAG GGTGAGCTAACGGCCAAAGATCGCACGAttcggcagcagcagaatcTGATCGAAAAGTATGAAGCGGAGCgagagaagcagcagcagcagcagcagctccacagCCTCACGAACGGTGGCTCGTCCACGGAGAGCGGGGATGGTACGGCCCTATCCGGGCCGGACAGTGCCGGCAGCAGCGATCGGAACCACCAGTCGGCGGAAACCATCAGCACCGCGACGCAAACGGAACGA CTGAGGCCCGTTTCCTTCGGTGGACAGGAAGGATTAGGAAG TCGCAGTGAGAAGCCGGTGACGCCCAAAAACGGACTGCGCACACCATCAGCAGTAGGGCTGGCGGGCGCAACACCgctccaccaacaccaccaccaccacacgaaCGGGACGCCGCCGACACCGAAAAGTAAAACGCAAATCTCCTCCGTCTACACGCAGCTGTCCTCGGTGCGGCACAGCTACGCCGGCAATGGCAGTGCGCCAACCACGCCAACACACAACGCCGGCGCACAGAACGGACTGCGCCGCACCTCGCTCGGCTCTAGCCACAATCTGAGCACGTTCGGGCTGCACAGCCCCAGCGAACGATCACCGCACGGCAGCAACAAACCCGTCCGCACCACACAAATCGGGACGCTCGCGTCACCCATCCAGCGGCAGCCCCCGAACGGCACCACCGTGAAACCTCCTCCCTCCAAAGCAGTTCCGCCGAGCCGAACGAACGGTGTTGTGACCGCGTCGAAATTGAACGGACTGAATGGGACGGCAAAGCGAACGGCAGCAGGGACtaccaccggcagcagcagcatcatcaggcCACCGTCCTCGttcgggagcagcagcagtctagCGAGCGTCGGTGAGCCGCTGAAAAGCAAATCGGcaccgttggtggtggtgccgaaCGGGAAGCTCCTAACGCCGGCCGCTACCGGGGCCGCGACGAGCGATGGGCGGGAACCGTCCGGTTCCGAATCGGACAAGGATACGGTGGTGGTGAATGGAGGAGCGATCGGTACGGCGGGGAGTTGTTGCAGCGAGGAGAACAATCTTGCCAGTGCCGGCAACACCAACGGCCGCACCGTCAACGGTATCGTAGGACACTGA
- the LOC1276471 gene encoding uncharacterized protein LOC1276471 isoform X1 — MDECQHELDFEELEKLCRHTPEDELSEAEADQLGETGGTEEGGEAGERFRDMGQSESKKASKKAATDTGLHTKGTAMSFGFKKHKVHQATTGSNGTIGTTGNNKLPPGAVTHTGDGGGGVGAGAEPVPGAVANQIKKFSHSNHNNNNNNNNNNNSNNATLEREKAERELVQATVISNPGVDAAFSDNNGNSGSVESVDDTSGGVMGPGRTAASTGRSTPRLQPAKKDSNGAPYRSNRFGFRTNNIVRPASVGLQPRVANDFDKHSSTTTHTNNNNNNIHAHNNNNNNVYVVNDKRRSKSASSAASARTTFTPLPGTTAAAAAAATGTGGNGAIVLHQHAYGGGATALHRPLPKYQAPSTKIAHATVPDSNSGAGGTYQQQMTKCNQGEHKNTQHSGAGAKQTAQQHQYTHGSEAGQNAPSGGGLCAKPPLTGNGHTAGGTTTSAKLGQEAAATASKFTLHTSSLPKPQYPVSISLTGTTAGSAVAATATASSRYTMDTKGAKHAVNVSRKEFANTNVTGAPALEDTTTTTTSSIRMPRQRYRNLEMVMSGRHKFEVRDLEALTTEPIVPLPLPELPSAFCSTGNQRTAPLSGLIRSTELNASANASALHDDIDINDNRYEQAEPGAAEEQVTPTAPDGEGQKESLEEEKLLRDNNSSEKSLIKGGAMKELMESYEESKSSTPSCSRASWFTAGEALAAKDFGIRSLTSSVESSTSRQTDSMPGSAQDEQEEEDISSVTITAGNPSAFSSISAPIPMDVSATNLDSVSEVLVSFTDPGTDPLASGGGDAATEPNRMYRNEQAKFAEMAAAISDVLLLDDETSPTDSLVSSCTENSDDVKKPRGGKKTAENTKEKEKDIDEISPELDELTSPVSPGTPTHASNSLSLSDGGRDFLIDDEIADQPGLVFDEGSTLDLGSLNLNLTSQKTDTDRTLKDNHNRAAAAAAGTTNGAGSQPAAIRATPPSAPKPRRAMPDAYESPALSRKSARSGNRMARAESLDTLSPCDSIASDDFMLDFDCNSSMDSIDRVARSSMGGSANGLNSMDELQLWSELENKGGHIIREWSTLLRSSPQSNSTHRSQLPARARLLTRRLQNNATPTNGSESPRSIDSLPRRTFAGSYKTATLSQFHNLANNNNNCTDSASTATNSAEDLTLLDKSLRNSMLQDVVHFKKQLVRLRRIMQEDEENLMMTDTLNPFENNNGQFFTTAAAAIAANGTIGSATTTTAATATSQEQQQQQQENILIRESSVAALALLEDQRQELADLRRQVVYLQGELTAKDRTIRQQQNLIEKYEAEREKQQQQQQLHSLTNGGSSTESGDGTALSGPDSAGSSDRNHQSAETISTATQTERLRPVSFGGQEGLGSRSEKPVTPKNGLRTPSAVGLAGATPLHQHHHHHTNGTPPTPKSKTQISSVYTQLSSVRHSYAGNGSAPTTPTHNAGAQNGLRRTSLGSSHNLSTFGLHSPSERSPHGSNKPVRTTQIGTLASPIQRQPPNGTTVKPPPSKAVPPSRTNGVVTASKLNGLNGTAKRTAAGTTTGSSSIIRPPSSFGSSSSLASVGEPLKSKSAPLVVVPNGKLLTPAATGAATSDGREPSGSESDKDTVVVNGGAIGTAGSCCSEENNLASAGNTNGRTVNGIVGH, encoded by the exons ATGGATGAATGCCAGCATGAGCTCGACTTTGAGGAGCTAGAAAAACTGTGCAGACACACGCCGGAGGACGAACTGTCAGAAGCGGAAGCGGACCAGCTGGGTGAAACGGGCGGCACAGAGGAGGGAGGCGAAGCGGGCGAAAGGTTTAGAGATATG GGCCAATCGGAGAGCAAGAAAGCGTCGAAGAAAGCGGCCACCGACACTGGCCTGCACACCAAGGGGACGGCTATGTCGTTTGGCTTCAAGAAGCACAAGGTGCATCAGGCAACGACCGGCAGCAACGGTACGATCGGCACAACCGGAAACAACAAATTGCCACCGGGTGCGGTCACACATACcggtgacggtggtggtggtgtcggtgCCGGCGCAGAACCAGTCCCGGGAGCGGTCGCTAATCAGATCAAGAAGTTCAGCCACAgtaaccacaacaacaacaacaacaataacaacaacaacaacagcaataaTGCGACACTGGAAAGGGAGAAAGCGGAAAGGGAGCTGGTGCAGGCCACCGTCATCTCGAACCCGGGCGTCGATGCGGCATTTAGCGACAACAACGGAAATAGCG GATCGGTAGAGTCGGTGGACGACACGAGCGGTGGTGTGATGGGCCCCGGCCGAACTGCGGCCTCCACCGGCCGTTCTACACCGCGGCTGCAGCCCGCCAAGAAGGACAGCAACGGGGCGCCGTACCGCAGCAATCGGTTCGGCTTCCGCACCAACAACATCGTCCGGCCGGCATCGGTCGGGCTGCAGCCCCGGGTGGCCAACGATTTTGACAAACATTCCTCCACTACTAcccacaccaacaacaacaacaacaacatccacgcccataacaacaacaataacaacgtGTACGTCGTTAACGACAAGCGCCGCTCGAAGAGCGCCTCCTCGGCGGCCAGCGCACGCACAACCTTTACGCCGCTGCCGGGCACaacagcggcggcggcggcggctgcaaCCGGAACCGGCGGGAATGGGGCGATCGTGCTGCACCAGCACGCGTACGGTGGGGGTGCAACTGCGCTGCATCGTCCGCTGCCGAAATACCAGGCGCCGAGTACGAAAATAGCTCACGCCACCGTGCCGGACTCCAACAGTGGTGCTGGCGGGACTTATCAACAGCAGATGACGAAATGCAACCAGGGAGAGCATAAAAATACTCAGCATTCCGGTGCCGGGGCGAAGCAGACGGCCCAGCAGCATCAGTATACGCATGGCAGCGAAGCCGGGCAGAACGCACCAAGCGGTGGTGGTCTATG TGCAAAACCACCACTGACTGGCAATGGGCATACGGCCGGCGGCACCACTACATCGGCCAAACTAGGTCAGGAAGCGGCCGCAACGGCCAGCAAGTTTACGCTGCACACGTCCAGCCTGCCGAAACCGCAGTACCCGGTGTCGATCTCACTGACCGGTACTACCGCCGGGTCCGCTGTCGCCGCCACTGCGACCGCCAGCTCGCGCTACACGATGGACACGAAGGGTGCCAAGCATGCGGTCAACGTGAGTCGCAAAGAGTTCGCCAACACGAACGTGACCGGGGCGCCCGCGCTCGAAGACACGACCACCACGACGACGAGCAGCATCCGGATGCCGCGGCAGCGCTACCGCAACCTGGAGATGGTGATGAGCGGCCGGCACAAGTTCGAGGTGCGCGATCTTGAAGCGCTGACGACGGAACCGATCgtaccgctgccgctgccggaGCTGCCGAGTGCGTTCTGCAGCACAGGCAACCAGCGAACGGCACCGCTCAGCGGGCTGATCCGCTCGACCGAGCTGAATGCCAGTGCCAATGCGTCCGCCCTGCACGACGATATCGACATCAACGATAACCGGTACGAGCAGGCCGAACCGGGCGCGGCAGAGGAGCAAGTGACACCGACGGCACCGGACGGCGAAGGGCAGAAGGAAAGCCTCGAGGAGGAGAAGCTGCTGCGCGATAACAACTCGTCGGAAAAGAGCCTGATCAAGGGCGGCGCGATGAAGGAGCTGATGGAGAGCTACGAGGAAAGCAAGAGCTCGACGCCGAGCTGCTCGCGCGCTTCCTGGTTCACGGCCGGTGAGGCACTGGCCGCGAAAGACTTTGGCATCCGCAGCCTAACGAGCAGCGTGGAGAGCAGCACATCGCGGCAGACCGATTCGATGCCCGGCAGCGCACAGGACGAGCAGGAAGAGGAGGACATCAGCTCCGTCACCATTACGGCGGGCAATCCTTCGGCGTTCT CTTCCATCTCAGCACCGATCCCGATGGATGTTTCCGCCACCAACCTGGACAGTGTGTCGGAGGTGCTGGTCAGCTTCACCGATCCGGGCACGGATCCGCTTGCTAGCGGGGGCGGCGATGCTgccaccgaaccgaaccggatGTACCGCAACGAGCAGGCCAAGTTTGCGGAAATGGCCGCCGCCATCAGtgacgtgctgctgctggacgatgAAACCTCCCCGACGGACAGTCTCGTTAGCAGCTGTACGGAGAACTCGGACGACGTGAAGAAACCGCGCGGCGGCAAGAAAACGGCCGAAAACACGAAGGAAAAGGAGAAGGACATCGATGAGATCTCGCccgagctggacgagctgaCCAGTCCCGTCTCGCCCGGCACACCGACCCATGCTTCCAACTCACTGTCGCTGTCGGACGGCGGGAGGGATTTTCTGATTGACGACGAAATCGCCGACCAGCCGGGGCTGGTGTTCGATGAGGGCAGCACGCTCGATCTTGGCTCGCTCAATCTTAACCTGACATCACAGAAGACCGACACCGATCGAACGCTGAAGGACAACCAcaatcgtgctgctgctgcagctgctggcacTACTAACGGGGCCGGCTCCCAACCGGCAGCAATCAGGGCGACTCCACCGTCAGCGCCCAAGCCGAGGAGGGCTATGCCGGATGCGTACGAATCGCCGGCCCTGTCGCGCAAGTCGGCACGCAGCGGCAATCGCATGGCGCGGGCAGAATCGCTCGACACGCTCTCACCGTGCGACTCGATCGCGTCCGATGACTTTATGCTTGACTTTgactgcaacagcagcatggaCTCCATCGATCG AGTCGCTCGTTCCAGTATGGGTGGCAGCGCTAACGGGTTAAACTCGATGGACGAGCTGCAGCTGTGGTCCGAGCTGGAGAACAAAGGTGGACACATTATACGCGAGTGGAGCACACTGCTACGCAGCAGCCCGCAGAGCAACAGCACTCACAG ATCCCAGCTACCGGCAAGGGCACGGCTACTCACCCGACGCCTGCAGAACAACGCGACGCCCACGAATGGATCGGAAAGCCCGCGCTCGATCGACAGCCTGCCGCGGCGAACGTTCGCCGGCTCGTACAAGACGGCCACCCTGAGCCAGTTCCACAATctcgccaacaacaacaacaactgtacGGACTCTGCCTCGACCGCTACCAACTCCGCGGAGGATCTCACCCTGCTCGACAAGTCGCTGCGCAACTCCATGCTCCAGGACGTGGTGCACTTCAAGAAGCAGCTGGTACGACTCCGCCGGATAATGCAGGAG GATGAAGAAAATTTGATGATG ACCGATACTCTCAACCCATTTGAAAATAACAATGGGCAATTCTTCACGACGGCAGCAGCCGCAATTGCCGCCAATGGTACGATCGGCTCGGCAACAACTACAACGGCGGCGACGGCAACGTCCCaggaacagcaacagcagcagcaagaaaacATACTCATCCGTGAGTCCAGCGTGGCGGCCCTTGCCCTACTCGAGGACCAGCGGCAGGAGCTGGCGGATCTCAGAAGACAGGTGGTTTACCTTCAG GGTGAGCTAACGGCCAAAGATCGCACGAttcggcagcagcagaatcTGATCGAAAAGTATGAAGCGGAGCgagagaagcagcagcagcagcagcagctccacagCCTCACGAACGGTGGCTCGTCCACGGAGAGCGGGGATGGTACGGCCCTATCCGGGCCGGACAGTGCCGGCAGCAGCGATCGGAACCACCAGTCGGCGGAAACCATCAGCACCGCGACGCAAACGGAACGA CTGAGGCCCGTTTCCTTCGGTGGACAGGAAGGATTAGGAAG TCGCAGTGAGAAGCCGGTGACGCCCAAAAACGGACTGCGCACACCATCAGCAGTAGGGCTGGCGGGCGCAACACCgctccaccaacaccaccaccaccacacgaaCGGGACGCCGCCGACACCGAAAAGTAAAACGCAAATCTCCTCCGTCTACACGCAGCTGTCCTCGGTGCGGCACAGCTACGCCGGCAATGGCAGTGCGCCAACCACGCCAACACACAACGCCGGCGCACAGAACGGACTGCGCCGCACCTCGCTCGGCTCTAGCCACAATCTGAGCACGTTCGGGCTGCACAGCCCCAGCGAACGATCACCGCACGGCAGCAACAAACCCGTCCGCACCACACAAATCGGGACGCTCGCGTCACCCATCCAGCGGCAGCCCCCGAACGGCACCACCGTGAAACCTCCTCCCTCCAAAGCAGTTCCGCCGAGCCGAACGAACGGTGTTGTGACCGCGTCGAAATTGAACGGACTGAATGGGACGGCAAAGCGAACGGCAGCAGGGACtaccaccggcagcagcagcatcatcaggcCACCGTCCTCGttcgggagcagcagcagtctagCGAGCGTCGGTGAGCCGCTGAAAAGCAAATCGGcaccgttggtggtggtgccgaaCGGGAAGCTCCTAACGCCGGCCGCTACCGGGGCCGCGACGAGCGATGGGCGGGAACCGTCCGGTTCCGAATCGGACAAGGATACGGTGGTGGTGAATGGAGGAGCGATCGGTACGGCGGGGAGTTGTTGCAGCGAGGAGAACAATCTTGCCAGTGCCGGCAACACCAACGGCCGCACCGTCAACGGTATCGTAGGACACTGA